Proteins encoded by one window of Glycine soja cultivar W05 chromosome 15, ASM419377v2, whole genome shotgun sequence:
- the LOC114385954 gene encoding uncharacterized protein LOC114385954, with the protein MDYDRWSGPSGVPKAYFDDCFETILKLLENGKLPSRGQLYIETHKRKDGSFVNEAAKTIAEQIEVGLTQSIVDESEVSPLDAVGRVLGLEHSGRVRCMGLGAVPSNTFRNTRLRASSLSSSSFGVAFPSSNQWQEKYNNLE; encoded by the exons ATGGATTATGATAGATGGTCTGGACCTTCAGGCGTACCTAAAGCTTATTTTGATGATTGCTTTGAAACAATTTTAAAG TTGTTAGAAAATGGGAAGCTACCAAGTCGTGGACAATTATATATTGAAACTCATAAAAGGAAAGATGGATCATTTGTAAATGAAGCAGCAAAGACTATAGCG GAACAAATTGAAGTAGGATTGACTCAAAGCATAGTTGATGAATCTGAAGTTTCTCCTCTTGATGCTGTTGGTAGAGTGTTAGGGTTAGAGCACTCTGGGAGAGTGCGATGCATGGGATTAGGAGCTGTTCCTTCTAATACATTCAGGAACACAAGACTTCGAGCTTCTAGTCTGAGCTCTTCTTCATTTGGTGTTGCCTTTCC